From a single Myotis daubentonii chromosome 5, mMyoDau2.1, whole genome shotgun sequence genomic region:
- the USP42 gene encoding ubiquitin carboxyl-terminal hydrolase 42 isoform X2, whose amino-acid sequence MTIVDKASESSGPSTSQNQPGSSEAVSPGDMDAGSAGWGAVSSLNEVSNHTLSLGPVPGAVVYSSSSVPDKSKPSPQKDQALGDGIAPPQKVLFPSEKICLKWQQTHRVGAGLQNLGNTCFANAALQCLTYTPPLANYMLSHEHSKTCHAEGFCMMCTMQAHITQALSNPGDVIKPMFVINEMRRIARHFRFGNQEDAHEFLQYTVDAMQKACLNGSNKLDRHTQATTLVCQIFGGYLRSRVKCLNCKGVSDTFDPYLDITLEIKAAQSVNKALEQFVKPEQLDGENSYKCSKCKKMVPASKRFTIHRSSNVLTLSLKRFANFTGGKIAKDVKYPEYLDIRPYMSQPNGEPIIYVLYAVLVHTGFNCHAGHYFCYIKASNGLWYQMNDSIVSTSDIRSVLSQQAYVLFYIRSHDVKNGGELTHSAHSPGQSSPRPVISQRVVNNKQATSGFIGPQLPSHMIKNPPHLNGTGPLKETPSSSVSSPNGNSSVSRAGAVNASTSVQNWSVNRASVIPEHPKKQKITISIHNKLPVRQGQSQPNLHSNCLENPTKPVPSSTITASSAIQSASSAPTTSAPSKVTKPTAPSESCSKPVMNGKSKLSSSVLVPYGAESSEESDEEAKGLSRENGLGTAESSHSSALDAEADEAAQHEPREPVTLNGASASTDSDPEENGLAFDGASCQVQPDLHSENPFSKANGLPGKLMPAPLPPLPEDRILETFKLGHKGKGSTDETSAPGTDGSQTEHPEAGLEPGSPTPDSREELETATGLSSQLKEASPLPDPGIQSTATREQAPESISAQPEESVPSVNHLCSANKNTAGDDHLSKLCDPGNGTGEESRASQDTPGTLAESPPDLAAGDTTGRLSPSPAACPEGDGEQRPSVHSSRDQCTDAEDVSKVSDVSKISGAPTDEPPSSQLDKVTENHSEEGGAPEQSPGEPREDKAGQKGQARSPVKEKISSLRKVDRGHYRTRRDRSSSGEHARDSRSQTEDHYRRRRHSYTRERTLQGRRPEHCSGGPHHACEHRGLARHRHHHPRSRGGSDHDWSRYHHSESEHSWGREKHYLDRARWDRCRYYHDRYAPYAAREAWEWRPLHGDRDYDRAGQYGGRPYKDYKSRKGYELGAKDRERRHLSGPRAAPPHALPPHPEKSAEKIALAPEGSSCHLADRFHDHENVKSHKRRYDSIERGDTHVEKKAWRSVQRDPLEEPKVKKHKKSKKKKKSKDKHRERDSRHQQDSDLSAACSDADLHRHRKKKKKKKRHSRKSEDCGRDSGLHLAKAASSEALDRFRRADGSPPLTDGLPLEGAGPFCEKTKRLRMDSRDDRGHLSECGQDSLSLV is encoded by the exons ATGACCATAGTTGACAAAGCTTCTGAATCTTCGGGCCCTTCAACCTCTCAGAACCAGCCTGGCAGCTCCGAGGCGGTCTCACCTGGAGACATGGATGCAGGGTCTGCCGGCTGGGGTGCTGTGTCTTCCTTAAACGAGGTTTCAAATCACACGCTTTCTTTAGGACCAGTGCCTGGTGCTGTAGTGTATTCAAGTTCATCTGTACCTGATAAGTCAAAACCATCACCACAGAAGGATCAAG cCCTAGGTGATGGCATTGCTCCTCCGCAAAAAGTTCTTTTCCCATCTGAGAAGATTTGTCTTAAGTGGCAACAAACTCATAGAGTTGGAGCTGGGCTCCAGAATTTGGGCAATACTTGCTTTGCCAATGCAGCATTGCAGTGCTTAACATACACGCCACCTCTTGCCAATTACATGCTATCGCACGAACACTCCAAGACAT GTCATGCAGAAGGATTTTGTATGATGTGTACAATGCAAGCACATATCACCCAGGCACTCAGTAATCCTGGGGATGTTATTAAACCAATGTTTGTCATTAATGAGATGCGGC GTATAGCCAGGCACTTCCGTTTTGGAAACCAAGAAGACGCCCATGAATTCCTTCAGTACACTGTTGATGCTATGCAAAAGGCATGCTTGAATGGCAGCAATAA ATTAGACAGACACACCCAGGCTACCACGCTCGTTTGTCAGATATTTGGAGGATACCTGAGATCTAGAG tcaaATGTTTAAATTGCAAAGGCGTTTCAGATACTTTTGACCCCTATCTCGATATAACACTGGAGATCAAG GCTGCTCAGAGTGTGAACAAGGCGCTGGAGCAGTTTGTGAAGCCCGAGCAGCTGGACGGCGAGAACTCATACAAGTGCAGCAA ATGTAAAAAGATGGTTCCAGCTTCGAAGAGATTCACCATACACAGATCCTCCAATGTTCTCACACTTTCTCTGAAACGCTTTGCCAATTTTACTGGCGGGAAAATTGCCAAG GATGTAAAATATCCGGAATATCTTGATATTCGACCATACATGTCTCAACCAAACGGAGAACcgattatttatgttttatatgcAGTGCTGGTACACACGGGTTTTAACTGCCACGCCGGCCATTACTTCTGCTACATAAAG GCTAGCAATGGTCTCTGGTATCAGATGAATGACTCCATCGTATCTACCAGTGATATCAGATCGGTACTCAGTCAACAAGCGTATGTTCTCTTTTATATCAG GTCCCATGATGTGAAAAATGGAGGTGAACTTACTCATTCCGCCCACAGCCCCGGCCAGTCCTCTCCCCGACCTGTAATCAGTCAGCGTGTCGTCAATAACAAACAGGCCACGTCAGGGTTCATCGGACCACAGCTTCCTTCTCACATGATTAAG AACCCGCCGCACTTGAATGGGACCGGACCCTTGAAAGAAACGCCCAGCAGCTCCGTGTCGAGTCCTAACGGAAATTccagtgtcagcagggctggtgctgTTAACGCTTCAACTTCTGTTCAAAACTGGTCAGTTAACAGGGCCTCAGTTATCCCGGAGCATCCCAAGAAACAAAAAATCACCATCAGTATTCACAACAAGTTACCTGTTCGCCAAGGTCAGTCTCAGCCTAACCTTCACAGCAATTGTTTGGAGAACCCTACCAAGCCCGTTCCCTCTTCTACCATTACCGCTTCTTCTGCAATACAGTCTGCCTCGAGTGCCCCCACCACGTCAGCTCCCAGTAAAGTCACAAAGCCGACGGCCCCGAGTGAGTCCTGCTCCAAGCCAGTGATGAACGGCAAGTCCAAGCTGAGCTCCAGCGTGCTGGTCCCCTACGGCGCCGAGTCATCGGAAGAGTCTGACGAGGAGGCCAAGGGCCTCAGCAGGGAGAACGGCCTGGGCACGGCCGAGAGCTCGCACTCCTCCGCCCTGGATGCTGAGGCGGACGAGGCCGCTCAGCACGAGCCTCGAGAACCTGTGACTCTCAATGGTGCTAGTGCCAGCACAGACAGTGACCCGGAAGAGAACGGTCTGGCCTTCGATGGTGCCAGCTGCCAAGTCCAGCCTGACCTACACTCAGAAAACCCCTTTTCTAAGGCAAATGGTCTCCCTGGAAAG ttgatgcCCGCTCCTTTGCCACCTCTCCCGGAAGACAGAATCCTAGAGACTTTCAAGCTCGGCCACAAAGGGAAAGGCTCGACGGATGAGACAAG TGCACCTGGAACAGACGGGAGCCAGACAGAGCATCCTGAGGCAGGACTGGAgcccggcagccccactcctgactCCCGGGAGGAACTGGAGACGGCCACGGGTCTTAGCAGCCAACTGAAGGAGGCTTCGCCGCTCCCGGACCCCGGCATCCAATCTACAGCTACCAGAGAACAGGCCCCTGAGAGCATTTCAGCACAACCCGAGGAGTCCGTGCCCAGCGTCAACCACCTTTGTAGCGCCAACAAGAACACCGCTGGGGACGACCACCTCTCTAAACTGTGCGACCCCGGGAATGGAACAGGGGAGGAGAGCAGAGCATCCCAGGATACACCAGGGACGTTAGCAGAGAGTCCCCCGGACTTGGCAGCAGGGGACACCACGGGGAGGCTGAGCCCGAGCCCCGCGGCATGTCCCGAGGGTGACGGCGAGCAGAGGCCCTCCGTCCACAGCAGCCGAGACCAGTGCACGGATGCGGAAGACGTTTCTAAAGTCTCAGATGTTTCTAAAATCTCAGGGGCGCCTACAGACGAGCCGCCCTCTTCTCAGTTGGACAAAGTCACGGAAAACCATTCAGAAGAGGGTGGGGCTCCCGAGCAGAGCCCCGGGGAGCCACGTGAAGACAAGGCTGGGCAGAAAGGCCAGGCCCGGTCTCCGGTGAAGGAGAAGATCAGCAGCCTCCGCAAGGTGGACCGAGGACACTATCGCACCCGGAGGGACCGCTCGTCCAGCGGGGAGCACGCGCGGGACAGCAGGAGCCAGACCGAGGACCACTACCGCCGGCGGCGGCACTCCTACACGCGCGAGCGCACCCTGCAGGGGCGCCGGCCCGAGCACTGCAGCGGGGGCCCGCACCACGCCTGCGAGCACCGCGGCCTGGCCCggcaccgccaccaccacccccggAGCAGGGGCGGGTCCGACCACGACTGGAGCAGGTACCACCACTCGGAGAGCGAGCACTCCTGGGGCCGGGAGAAGCACTACCTGGACAGAGCGAGGTGGGACAGATGCAGGTATTACCACGACAGGTACGCCCCGTACGCGGCCAGGGAGGCGTGGGAGTGGAGGCCTTTGCACGGGGACCGCGACTATGACCGTGCGGGTCAGTACGGCGGCCGGCCCTACAAGGACTATAAAAGCAGGAAGGGCTACGAGCTGGGTGCCAAAGACAGGGAACGGCGCCACTTGAGCGGCCCCCGGGCGGCCCCCCCCCACGCCCTGCCGCCCCACCCTGAGAAGTCCGCCGAGAAGATTGCACTTGCACCTGAAGGCAGCAGCTGTCACCTCGCTGATCGCTTTCACGACCACGAAAATGTGAAGTCACACAAACGGAGGTACGATAGTATAGAACGTGGTGACACCCACGTAGAAAAGAAAGCCTGGAGAAGCGTACAGAGGGACCCTTTAGAAGAACCTAAAGTGAAGAAGCACAAAaagtcaaagaagaaaaagaaatccaaagacaAACACCGAGAGCGAGACTCCAG GCATCAGCAGGACTCGGATCTCTCGGCAGCATGCTCAGATGCTGACCTCCACAGacacaggaagaagaagaagaaaaagaagagacacTCAAGGAAATCGGAGGACTGTGGGCGAGACTCAGGACTGCACTTAGCTAAGGCCGCCAGCTCTGAGGCTCTTGACCGCTTCCGGAGAGCCGACGGCAGCCCCCCCCTCACCGACGGCCTGCCTCTGGAAGGCGCTGGACCTTTCTGCGAGAAAACAAAACGTTTAAGGATGGACAGCAGAGATGACAGGGGTCATCTGTCTGAGTGTGGCCAGG ACTCGCTGTCTCTGGTGTAA
- the USP42 gene encoding ubiquitin carboxyl-terminal hydrolase 42 isoform X1 codes for MTIVDKASESSGPSTSQNQPGSSEAVSPGDMDAGSAGWGAVSSLNEVSNHTLSLGPVPGAVVYSSSSVPDKSKPSPQKDQALGDGIAPPQKVLFPSEKICLKWQQTHRVGAGLQNLGNTCFANAALQCLTYTPPLANYMLSHEHSKTCHAEGFCMMCTMQAHITQALSNPGDVIKPMFVINEMRRIARHFRFGNQEDAHEFLQYTVDAMQKACLNGSNKLDRHTQATTLVCQIFGGYLRSRVKCLNCKGVSDTFDPYLDITLEIKAAQSVNKALEQFVKPEQLDGENSYKCSKCKKMVPASKRFTIHRSSNVLTLSLKRFANFTGGKIAKDVKYPEYLDIRPYMSQPNGEPIIYVLYAVLVHTGFNCHAGHYFCYIKASNGLWYQMNDSIVSTSDIRSVLSQQAYVLFYIRSHDVKNGGELTHSAHSPGQSSPRPVISQRVVNNKQATSGFIGPQLPSHMIKNPPHLNGTGPLKETPSSSVSSPNGNSSVSRAGAVNASTSVQNWSVNRASVIPEHPKKQKITISIHNKLPVRQGQSQPNLHSNCLENPTKPVPSSTITASSAIQSASSAPTTSAPSKVTKPTAPSESCSKPVMNGKSKLSSSVLVPYGAESSEESDEEAKGLSRENGLGTAESSHSSALDAEADEAAQHEPREPVTLNGASASTDSDPEENGLAFDGASCQVQPDLHSENPFSKANGLPGKLMPAPLPPLPEDRILETFKLGHKGKGSTDETSAPGTDGSQTEHPEAGLEPGSPTPDSREELETATGLSSQLKEASPLPDPGIQSTATREQAPESISAQPEESVPSVNHLCSANKNTAGDDHLSKLCDPGNGTGEESRASQDTPGTLAESPPDLAAGDTTGRLSPSPAACPEGDGEQRPSVHSSRDQCTDAEDVSKVSDVSKISGAPTDEPPSSQLDKVTENHSEEGGAPEQSPGEPREDKAGQKGQARSPVKEKISSLRKVDRGHYRTRRDRSSSGEHARDSRSQTEDHYRRRRHSYTRERTLQGRRPEHCSGGPHHACEHRGLARHRHHHPRSRGGSDHDWSRYHHSESEHSWGREKHYLDRARWDRCRYYHDRYAPYAAREAWEWRPLHGDRDYDRAGQYGGRPYKDYKSRKGYELGAKDRERRHLSGPRAAPPHALPPHPEKSAEKIALAPEGSSCHLADRFHDHENVKSHKRRYDSIERGDTHVEKKAWRSVQRDPLEEPKVKKHKKSKKKKKSKDKHRERDSRHQQDSDLSAACSDADLHRHRKKKKKKKRHSRKSEDCGRDSGLHLAKAASSEALDRFRRADGSPPLTDGLPLEGAGPFCEKTKRLRMDSRDDRGHLSECGQGKRRYLDLRM; via the exons ATGACCATAGTTGACAAAGCTTCTGAATCTTCGGGCCCTTCAACCTCTCAGAACCAGCCTGGCAGCTCCGAGGCGGTCTCACCTGGAGACATGGATGCAGGGTCTGCCGGCTGGGGTGCTGTGTCTTCCTTAAACGAGGTTTCAAATCACACGCTTTCTTTAGGACCAGTGCCTGGTGCTGTAGTGTATTCAAGTTCATCTGTACCTGATAAGTCAAAACCATCACCACAGAAGGATCAAG cCCTAGGTGATGGCATTGCTCCTCCGCAAAAAGTTCTTTTCCCATCTGAGAAGATTTGTCTTAAGTGGCAACAAACTCATAGAGTTGGAGCTGGGCTCCAGAATTTGGGCAATACTTGCTTTGCCAATGCAGCATTGCAGTGCTTAACATACACGCCACCTCTTGCCAATTACATGCTATCGCACGAACACTCCAAGACAT GTCATGCAGAAGGATTTTGTATGATGTGTACAATGCAAGCACATATCACCCAGGCACTCAGTAATCCTGGGGATGTTATTAAACCAATGTTTGTCATTAATGAGATGCGGC GTATAGCCAGGCACTTCCGTTTTGGAAACCAAGAAGACGCCCATGAATTCCTTCAGTACACTGTTGATGCTATGCAAAAGGCATGCTTGAATGGCAGCAATAA ATTAGACAGACACACCCAGGCTACCACGCTCGTTTGTCAGATATTTGGAGGATACCTGAGATCTAGAG tcaaATGTTTAAATTGCAAAGGCGTTTCAGATACTTTTGACCCCTATCTCGATATAACACTGGAGATCAAG GCTGCTCAGAGTGTGAACAAGGCGCTGGAGCAGTTTGTGAAGCCCGAGCAGCTGGACGGCGAGAACTCATACAAGTGCAGCAA ATGTAAAAAGATGGTTCCAGCTTCGAAGAGATTCACCATACACAGATCCTCCAATGTTCTCACACTTTCTCTGAAACGCTTTGCCAATTTTACTGGCGGGAAAATTGCCAAG GATGTAAAATATCCGGAATATCTTGATATTCGACCATACATGTCTCAACCAAACGGAGAACcgattatttatgttttatatgcAGTGCTGGTACACACGGGTTTTAACTGCCACGCCGGCCATTACTTCTGCTACATAAAG GCTAGCAATGGTCTCTGGTATCAGATGAATGACTCCATCGTATCTACCAGTGATATCAGATCGGTACTCAGTCAACAAGCGTATGTTCTCTTTTATATCAG GTCCCATGATGTGAAAAATGGAGGTGAACTTACTCATTCCGCCCACAGCCCCGGCCAGTCCTCTCCCCGACCTGTAATCAGTCAGCGTGTCGTCAATAACAAACAGGCCACGTCAGGGTTCATCGGACCACAGCTTCCTTCTCACATGATTAAG AACCCGCCGCACTTGAATGGGACCGGACCCTTGAAAGAAACGCCCAGCAGCTCCGTGTCGAGTCCTAACGGAAATTccagtgtcagcagggctggtgctgTTAACGCTTCAACTTCTGTTCAAAACTGGTCAGTTAACAGGGCCTCAGTTATCCCGGAGCATCCCAAGAAACAAAAAATCACCATCAGTATTCACAACAAGTTACCTGTTCGCCAAGGTCAGTCTCAGCCTAACCTTCACAGCAATTGTTTGGAGAACCCTACCAAGCCCGTTCCCTCTTCTACCATTACCGCTTCTTCTGCAATACAGTCTGCCTCGAGTGCCCCCACCACGTCAGCTCCCAGTAAAGTCACAAAGCCGACGGCCCCGAGTGAGTCCTGCTCCAAGCCAGTGATGAACGGCAAGTCCAAGCTGAGCTCCAGCGTGCTGGTCCCCTACGGCGCCGAGTCATCGGAAGAGTCTGACGAGGAGGCCAAGGGCCTCAGCAGGGAGAACGGCCTGGGCACGGCCGAGAGCTCGCACTCCTCCGCCCTGGATGCTGAGGCGGACGAGGCCGCTCAGCACGAGCCTCGAGAACCTGTGACTCTCAATGGTGCTAGTGCCAGCACAGACAGTGACCCGGAAGAGAACGGTCTGGCCTTCGATGGTGCCAGCTGCCAAGTCCAGCCTGACCTACACTCAGAAAACCCCTTTTCTAAGGCAAATGGTCTCCCTGGAAAG ttgatgcCCGCTCCTTTGCCACCTCTCCCGGAAGACAGAATCCTAGAGACTTTCAAGCTCGGCCACAAAGGGAAAGGCTCGACGGATGAGACAAG TGCACCTGGAACAGACGGGAGCCAGACAGAGCATCCTGAGGCAGGACTGGAgcccggcagccccactcctgactCCCGGGAGGAACTGGAGACGGCCACGGGTCTTAGCAGCCAACTGAAGGAGGCTTCGCCGCTCCCGGACCCCGGCATCCAATCTACAGCTACCAGAGAACAGGCCCCTGAGAGCATTTCAGCACAACCCGAGGAGTCCGTGCCCAGCGTCAACCACCTTTGTAGCGCCAACAAGAACACCGCTGGGGACGACCACCTCTCTAAACTGTGCGACCCCGGGAATGGAACAGGGGAGGAGAGCAGAGCATCCCAGGATACACCAGGGACGTTAGCAGAGAGTCCCCCGGACTTGGCAGCAGGGGACACCACGGGGAGGCTGAGCCCGAGCCCCGCGGCATGTCCCGAGGGTGACGGCGAGCAGAGGCCCTCCGTCCACAGCAGCCGAGACCAGTGCACGGATGCGGAAGACGTTTCTAAAGTCTCAGATGTTTCTAAAATCTCAGGGGCGCCTACAGACGAGCCGCCCTCTTCTCAGTTGGACAAAGTCACGGAAAACCATTCAGAAGAGGGTGGGGCTCCCGAGCAGAGCCCCGGGGAGCCACGTGAAGACAAGGCTGGGCAGAAAGGCCAGGCCCGGTCTCCGGTGAAGGAGAAGATCAGCAGCCTCCGCAAGGTGGACCGAGGACACTATCGCACCCGGAGGGACCGCTCGTCCAGCGGGGAGCACGCGCGGGACAGCAGGAGCCAGACCGAGGACCACTACCGCCGGCGGCGGCACTCCTACACGCGCGAGCGCACCCTGCAGGGGCGCCGGCCCGAGCACTGCAGCGGGGGCCCGCACCACGCCTGCGAGCACCGCGGCCTGGCCCggcaccgccaccaccacccccggAGCAGGGGCGGGTCCGACCACGACTGGAGCAGGTACCACCACTCGGAGAGCGAGCACTCCTGGGGCCGGGAGAAGCACTACCTGGACAGAGCGAGGTGGGACAGATGCAGGTATTACCACGACAGGTACGCCCCGTACGCGGCCAGGGAGGCGTGGGAGTGGAGGCCTTTGCACGGGGACCGCGACTATGACCGTGCGGGTCAGTACGGCGGCCGGCCCTACAAGGACTATAAAAGCAGGAAGGGCTACGAGCTGGGTGCCAAAGACAGGGAACGGCGCCACTTGAGCGGCCCCCGGGCGGCCCCCCCCCACGCCCTGCCGCCCCACCCTGAGAAGTCCGCCGAGAAGATTGCACTTGCACCTGAAGGCAGCAGCTGTCACCTCGCTGATCGCTTTCACGACCACGAAAATGTGAAGTCACACAAACGGAGGTACGATAGTATAGAACGTGGTGACACCCACGTAGAAAAGAAAGCCTGGAGAAGCGTACAGAGGGACCCTTTAGAAGAACCTAAAGTGAAGAAGCACAAAaagtcaaagaagaaaaagaaatccaaagacaAACACCGAGAGCGAGACTCCAG GCATCAGCAGGACTCGGATCTCTCGGCAGCATGCTCAGATGCTGACCTCCACAGacacaggaagaagaagaagaaaaagaagagacacTCAAGGAAATCGGAGGACTGTGGGCGAGACTCAGGACTGCACTTAGCTAAGGCCGCCAGCTCTGAGGCTCTTGACCGCTTCCGGAGAGCCGACGGCAGCCCCCCCCTCACCGACGGCCTGCCTCTGGAAGGCGCTGGACCTTTCTGCGAGAAAACAAAACGTTTAAGGATGGACAGCAGAGATGACAGGGGTCATCTGTCTGAGTGTGGCCAGGGTAAGAGGAGATACTTGGACTTAAGAATGTAG